One Candidatus Zixiibacteriota bacterium genomic window carries:
- the mutL gene encoding DNA mismatch repair endonuclease MutL — protein MSSTGAQRVRTPIRPLPERLINKIAAGEVVERPAAVVKELVENAIDAGATRIDIIIDKSGTRLIKIVDNGWGIPDDQIEIAFSRHATSKISNFSDLDRIVSYGFRGEALPSIASVSRMRMVSRTPEASSAAEIVYEGGVLESHQPVSCPPGTTVEVENIFYNTPARRKFLKAETTEARHISRVATALALGRPDIGFSYSLNGRTIFALPPSQDLASRVSGVLSLKSKIVKVDGATEAVRIAGFVGTPDTATNNRWGHYLFINGRFIQSPTLSHAISAGYGELLPRGLYPVGALLLSVEPTEVDVNVHPAKTEVRLARERELYAAIMESVKKALAQDGIIPMFATRSHAPSGHLEQNRPTVIPGIGSHPISSQEQLNELFRRPTTATSLSLPSIVHVDTHTGEIIEQSTPKPPAPDAARPSGPTAGVRLVGRFADLYLLLQAGDDLYIVDQHTAHERVLYEDTLRRIDRQAMVGQQLLLPVQLELNPEQFGVFGEVRELLSRSGFSVEEFGGRMVQIEAIPSVLSRKSPERMLLKVIDDLVSMRRSGQDLKKGMAQSIACRAAVMAGDRLSDQEAVVLLDQLLTCENRYSCPHGRPTFVKLSRSELDRQFGRA, from the coding sequence GTGAGCAGCACTGGAGCCCAGCGGGTCCGCACACCGATTCGTCCGCTACCGGAACGCCTGATCAATAAGATCGCCGCCGGTGAGGTGGTGGAACGCCCGGCGGCGGTGGTCAAGGAGCTTGTCGAAAACGCGATCGATGCCGGCGCCACGCGGATCGATATCATCATAGACAAATCCGGCACCCGGCTGATCAAGATCGTCGATAACGGCTGGGGGATTCCGGATGACCAGATCGAAATCGCCTTTTCGCGGCATGCAACCTCCAAAATCTCCAACTTCTCCGATCTTGATCGGATCGTGTCGTATGGTTTCCGAGGCGAGGCGCTCCCATCGATTGCCTCTGTCAGCCGCATGCGGATGGTGTCGCGGACGCCCGAGGCATCGTCGGCCGCGGAGATTGTCTATGAAGGGGGCGTGCTTGAGTCGCACCAGCCGGTGTCCTGCCCGCCCGGCACTACGGTCGAAGTCGAAAATATCTTCTACAATACGCCGGCGCGGCGCAAGTTTCTCAAAGCGGAAACCACTGAGGCACGCCATATCTCGCGCGTAGCCACCGCGCTCGCGCTCGGGCGGCCCGATATCGGCTTCTCCTATTCGCTGAACGGCCGCACTATTTTTGCCCTGCCTCCGTCGCAAGATCTCGCTTCACGCGTGTCTGGTGTGTTAAGTCTCAAGAGCAAGATCGTCAAGGTTGACGGCGCGACTGAGGCTGTGAGAATCGCGGGGTTTGTGGGCACGCCGGACACGGCGACGAACAATCGCTGGGGCCACTACCTCTTCATAAACGGTCGATTCATTCAATCCCCCACTCTGTCGCATGCCATCAGTGCCGGTTATGGCGAGTTATTGCCGCGAGGCCTCTACCCGGTGGGCGCTCTGCTTCTGTCAGTCGAACCAACCGAGGTCGATGTTAATGTCCATCCGGCTAAGACCGAGGTGCGGCTCGCCAGAGAGCGGGAACTCTATGCCGCTATCATGGAGAGTGTTAAGAAGGCTCTGGCGCAGGACGGGATCATCCCGATGTTCGCAACCCGTTCGCATGCGCCGTCCGGACACTTGGAGCAGAACAGACCGACGGTGATCCCGGGCATCGGCTCACACCCGATCTCAAGCCAGGAACAGCTCAACGAACTTTTCCGCCGCCCGACAACAGCCACGAGCCTTAGCCTGCCGTCCATCGTGCATGTCGATACGCATACCGGAGAGATCATCGAGCAATCGACGCCCAAGCCGCCCGCGCCGGACGCTGCCAGACCGAGCGGGCCCACGGCCGGTGTCAGATTAGTGGGGCGTTTTGCCGATCTGTATTTGTTGCTGCAGGCCGGAGATGACCTCTATATCGTCGATCAGCACACGGCGCACGAGCGGGTTCTGTACGAGGATACGCTGCGAAGGATCGATCGCCAGGCGATGGTCGGTCAGCAACTGTTGTTGCCGGTGCAGCTCGAATTGAATCCGGAACAGTTCGGGGTCTTTGGCGAAGTACGAGAACTGCTGAGCCGGTCCGGTTTCTCCGTTGAGGAGTTCGGCGGTCGGATGGTGCAGATCGAGGCTATCCCGTCGGTTTTGTCGCGAAAGTCCCCGGAGCGCATGCTACTCAAGGTGATTGATGACCTGGTCTCCATGCGAAGGTCCGGGCAGGATCTGAAAAAGGGAATGGCCCAGTCGATAGCCTGCCGTGCTGCGGTCATGGCCGGAGACCGACTGAGTGACCAGGAGGCCGTGGTGCTCCTTGACCAGTTGCTTACGTGTGAGAACAGATATTCGTGTCCACACGGCCGCCCGACCTTCGTCAAGTTGTCCCGCTCGGAACTCGACCGGCAGTTTGGCCGTGCCTGA
- the mutS gene encoding DNA mismatch repair protein MutS → MSAQGDQQNSLTPLMRQYHAVKQQHPDKILLFRMGDFYEMFGDDAVKAAPILGIALTSRAHGNSERIPLAGVPYHAVDRYLARLLAKGEKVVVVEQVEDPKTAKGIVKREIVEIVTPGTATIDLPDPASQPLCLAALFASTDRKLGIATLDLSTGAFQIDEGPLPDMVERLRVAEPSELLFPSELGREHVATMIGVAKDSPMLTTYEDWNFDLATARRDLNNQFGTATLDSFGVDHCHLALTAAGAIVRYLKENHREKLGHLTRLNRFEEAEFMTLDYSSVRNLELVRNLTDGGDSNTLLSVVNFSHTAAGARRLRQNLLRPFRTRQRIETRLSGVTELVKNRDLCGSIREKTKQLPDLEKLNGRLGIGRLNPRQMVAVRDALTTARTIKQILADARSRHLADIGGKLPDLEAVIERIGRALVDDPPVAVNKGGMIRPGFSDKLDQLNDSIREARLYIGSLQKSERERTGIATLKVGFNQVFGYYIEVTRTNSGNVPNEYIRKQTLVNAERYITPELKEKEELILAAEEKINRLEGELFQELIDFLNRGIVDLILTAELLAEIDLVSALAELAINRGYCCPTLFDDTRLTIVNGRHPVIEAVLPPGSFVANDIALATDTNRMLILTGPNMSGKSTYLRQIGLIVILAQIGSYVPADTMELGLVDRVFTRVGALDNLARGQSTFLVEMVETANIINNATEHSLILLDEVGRGTSTFDGLSVAWSVVEHLNEHAKARTVFATHYHELTGLAEIYPTVHNFQVSVKKWEDKVVFLHKIIPGGCDDSYGIEVAKLAGLPRPAINRAKQILRLLESGKFTQSELGKGLYKEKIQTTLFEPRMSEVEKNIAELDLDQLSPVQAFDLLRRLKERLL, encoded by the coding sequence ATGAGCGCTCAGGGGGACCAACAGAACTCCTTGACTCCCTTGATGCGCCAGTACCACGCCGTCAAACAACAACACCCCGACAAGATCCTCCTGTTTCGCATGGGGGATTTTTATGAGATGTTCGGCGACGACGCCGTCAAGGCGGCGCCGATTCTTGGCATAGCTCTCACGTCCCGCGCGCACGGCAATTCCGAGCGGATCCCGCTGGCGGGCGTTCCCTATCACGCCGTCGATCGGTATCTGGCCCGGCTTCTGGCCAAAGGGGAGAAAGTTGTGGTGGTCGAGCAGGTTGAAGACCCGAAAACGGCCAAGGGGATCGTCAAGCGGGAGATTGTCGAGATCGTGACCCCCGGCACGGCTACGATCGACCTTCCCGATCCAGCCTCTCAGCCGCTGTGTCTGGCGGCGCTGTTTGCATCAACGGACAGAAAGCTCGGCATTGCCACACTGGACTTGAGTACCGGCGCGTTTCAGATCGATGAGGGACCGCTGCCTGATATGGTCGAGCGATTGCGTGTGGCGGAACCATCGGAATTGCTCTTTCCCTCGGAATTGGGTCGTGAGCATGTTGCAACAATGATCGGCGTGGCCAAAGACTCGCCGATGCTGACCACGTATGAGGATTGGAATTTCGATCTGGCGACTGCGCGGCGGGACCTGAATAATCAGTTCGGGACTGCGACACTCGATTCCTTTGGTGTGGACCATTGTCATCTCGCCCTGACTGCAGCTGGTGCGATCGTCAGATACCTCAAAGAAAACCACCGCGAGAAGCTGGGGCACCTGACGCGATTGAACCGGTTCGAGGAAGCCGAGTTTATGACGCTCGATTACAGTTCGGTCCGCAATCTTGAACTGGTAAGAAACCTGACCGATGGCGGCGACAGTAACACGCTTCTTTCAGTTGTCAATTTCAGCCACACCGCAGCGGGTGCGCGACGCCTTCGACAGAATCTGCTTCGGCCTTTCCGCACCAGGCAACGTATCGAAACCCGCCTGTCCGGAGTCACGGAGCTGGTCAAAAATCGCGATCTCTGCGGCAGTATCAGAGAAAAGACAAAACAGCTTCCCGATCTGGAGAAACTGAACGGCCGACTCGGCATCGGCCGGCTCAATCCCCGACAGATGGTTGCCGTTCGCGACGCGCTCACGACGGCACGCACGATCAAGCAGATTCTGGCCGATGCTCGCAGCCGGCATTTGGCCGATATCGGTGGCAAGCTTCCGGATCTGGAAGCTGTCATCGAACGGATCGGTCGCGCTCTCGTCGATGATCCGCCGGTGGCTGTGAATAAAGGGGGCATGATCCGACCGGGGTTCTCCGACAAGCTGGATCAGCTGAATGACTCAATCCGAGAGGCGCGGCTCTATATCGGTTCTCTGCAAAAGTCAGAACGAGAACGGACCGGTATTGCAACCCTGAAAGTCGGGTTCAATCAGGTGTTCGGCTATTACATCGAGGTCACCCGTACCAACAGCGGCAATGTGCCCAACGAGTACATCCGCAAACAGACACTGGTCAACGCCGAACGGTATATCACGCCGGAGCTCAAAGAGAAGGAAGAGTTGATCCTGGCCGCCGAGGAGAAGATCAACCGCCTGGAAGGGGAATTGTTTCAGGAATTGATCGACTTCCTGAATCGCGGTATCGTTGATCTGATCCTCACGGCAGAGCTTTTGGCCGAGATAGATCTTGTCTCCGCGCTGGCCGAACTGGCGATCAATCGAGGGTATTGCTGTCCCACGTTGTTCGATGACACGCGGCTTACCATTGTGAACGGCCGACACCCGGTTATCGAAGCGGTGCTGCCACCCGGCTCGTTCGTAGCGAACGATATCGCCCTTGCCACCGACACCAACCGCATGCTCATCCTGACCGGACCGAACATGTCCGGGAAGTCAACCTATTTGAGACAGATCGGGTTGATCGTGATTCTGGCGCAGATCGGCTCCTACGTTCCCGCCGACACCATGGAGCTCGGGCTGGTCGATCGAGTCTTCACCCGCGTCGGCGCACTCGACAATCTGGCCCGCGGTCAATCCACCTTTCTTGTCGAGATGGTGGAAACGGCGAACATCATCAATAACGCCACCGAGCACTCGCTGATTCTGCTTGATGAAGTTGGCCGGGGGACGTCCACGTTTGACGGTCTTTCGGTGGCGTGGTCCGTGGTCGAACATCTCAACGAGCATGCCAAAGCCCGGACCGTGTTTGCGACGCATTACCACGAACTGACCGGCCTGGCGGAGATATATCCGACAGTCCACAACTTTCAGGTCAGCGTGAAGAAGTGGGAAGACAAGGTGGTATTTCTTCACAAGATTATCCCGGGCGGGTGTGATGATTCTTACGGTATCGAAGTCGCCAAGCTGGCGGGGTTGCCGCGTCCCGCGATCAATCGGGCGAAGCAGATTCTCAGGCTGCTGGAGTCCGGTAAGTTCACCCAGAGCGAGCTGGGGAAGGGGCTGTACAAGGAGAAGATCCAAACAACGTTGTTCGAGCCGCGCATGAGCGAGGTGGAGAAAAATATCGCGGAACTTGATCTTGACCAACTCAGCCCGGTGCAGGCGTTTGACCTGCTCAGGCGATTGAAGGAGCGTCTCTTGTGA
- a CDS encoding SPOR domain-containing protein, whose protein sequence is MVTTRVIIVARALAWASLFAALATPSLLGDDPYSLIRRGHLAEAADSLSAVTSAATRDGNLLFCQSLLEKNGADAARTMQAALDASANPRYQEEIYLGLAQYYFIKQDPQQVIRVVGEYVTRFPASKYRAVLLRYAVAVDEQSRNYDAALKEIDRYLLAYKDGDDRQWGLIDKARIMQANDKTIGNLNMLKKLSQERSGPGVPLALFALATVAAEQKRTDEAVLNYNLLRDEFPNAIGIDLLEEQIGKLPPAQRDQTRAEVVTGTYYSVKAGVFSSPDNAQSFAARLKEFDKQVSVVVKTISGKTYHIVYVGRFGTFESAGQLKERLEKSFDETFQVVAR, encoded by the coding sequence ATGGTGACGACGCGGGTGATCATCGTGGCACGCGCGCTGGCTTGGGCGAGCCTTTTCGCCGCGCTGGCGACTCCCAGTCTCCTCGGGGACGATCCCTATTCATTGATCAGGAGGGGGCACCTGGCCGAAGCGGCCGACTCACTGTCGGCCGTGACGAGCGCTGCCACCCGGGACGGCAATCTGCTTTTTTGCCAGAGTCTGCTCGAAAAGAACGGTGCCGACGCCGCCCGCACGATGCAGGCGGCGCTGGATGCCTCGGCCAACCCGCGCTATCAAGAAGAGATTTACCTCGGTCTGGCGCAGTACTACTTTATCAAGCAGGACCCGCAGCAGGTCATCAGAGTGGTCGGCGAATATGTTACTCGGTTTCCGGCCAGCAAATATCGTGCCGTGCTGCTCCGCTATGCTGTTGCCGTCGACGAACAGAGCCGGAACTACGACGCGGCGCTTAAGGAGATCGACCGCTATCTTCTGGCGTATAAGGACGGCGATGATCGTCAATGGGGGCTCATCGATAAGGCGCGCATCATGCAGGCCAACGACAAGACAATCGGTAATCTGAATATGCTCAAGAAACTGTCTCAGGAGCGGTCCGGTCCCGGAGTGCCTCTAGCGCTGTTTGCCCTGGCAACAGTTGCGGCAGAGCAGAAGCGCACTGACGAGGCCGTGCTGAACTACAATCTCCTCCGCGACGAGTTTCCCAACGCTATCGGCATCGATCTGTTGGAGGAACAGATCGGCAAACTCCCGCCCGCGCAGCGTGATCAGACCCGCGCCGAAGTGGTTACCGGCACCTACTACAGTGTCAAGGCAGGCGTGTTTTCGTCGCCCGACAACGCGCAGAGTTTTGCCGCCCGCCTCAAGGAGTTCGATAAGCAGGTTTCGGTGGTCGTCAAGACCATCTCGGGAAAGACGTATCACATCGTCTATGTAGGCCGATTTGGAACGTTTGAGTCCGCCGGTCAGCTCAAAGAAAGACTGGAGAAGTCCTTCGATGAGACCTTTCAGGTGGTGGCGCGATGA
- a CDS encoding tetratricopeptide repeat protein — MAESLLLLIVVVAGATAFYLLYERYYKKSVTRDQSLYLESLRNLLDGKHEAAFTKLRQVVAEDTSNIDAYLRLGQILREHNRPDRALQVHKDLTLRFGLSKTEKISILQQLASDYIALNETQTAQAALKELVSLDPDNHWAFTQRLKMEEKMQLWEEAYESAAQLLKLESNKSKKPLARYKCQQADQLFKKREYHKSRVVYREAIGLDPTCVTAYLAVGDSYYEEERFEDAVNFWMKLISAVPEQAHLVIDRLKNTLFALGRFGDIVEICQTILEHSPKNLEARRALAEFYQKKGDLESAGEALEQILDDQPDDPVAVLDLVRIYLEQGNHPKLMELRRNLDRRREKLKGTSHTRPQTVTTPGR, encoded by the coding sequence GTGGCCGAATCGCTGCTGTTGCTTATCGTCGTGGTCGCCGGCGCCACCGCTTTCTATCTGCTGTACGAGCGGTATTACAAGAAGTCGGTAACGCGGGATCAGTCACTGTACCTGGAGTCGTTGCGGAATTTGCTCGACGGCAAACATGAGGCGGCTTTCACCAAGCTGCGTCAGGTGGTGGCCGAGGACACGAGCAATATCGATGCGTACCTTCGATTAGGGCAGATCCTCCGGGAGCATAACCGTCCCGACCGGGCCCTGCAGGTACACAAGGACCTCACGCTCCGATTTGGGCTCTCCAAAACCGAGAAAATATCCATCCTGCAGCAGTTGGCGTCGGATTATATCGCGTTGAACGAGACGCAAACAGCCCAGGCAGCGCTGAAAGAACTGGTATCGCTCGACCCTGACAACCATTGGGCGTTCACACAGCGGTTGAAGATGGAAGAGAAAATGCAGCTCTGGGAGGAGGCGTACGAGTCGGCGGCACAACTTCTGAAGCTCGAATCGAACAAATCCAAGAAACCGTTGGCCCGGTACAAGTGCCAGCAAGCTGACCAGCTGTTCAAGAAGCGGGAGTATCACAAATCCCGTGTCGTGTACCGGGAAGCGATCGGCCTGGATCCGACCTGTGTGACCGCCTACCTGGCCGTGGGTGATTCGTACTACGAAGAAGAGCGATTTGAGGATGCGGTCAATTTCTGGATGAAGTTGATCAGTGCCGTGCCGGAACAGGCGCACCTGGTTATCGACCGACTCAAGAATACGCTCTTTGCCCTTGGGCGGTTCGGGGATATTGTGGAGATATGCCAGACCATACTCGAACACTCGCCGAAAAACCTCGAAGCGCGTCGCGCGCTGGCCGAGTTTTACCAGAAAAAAGGGGATCTGGAATCGGCCGGGGAGGCGCTCGAACAAATCCTCGATGATCAGCCCGATGACCCGGTGGCGGTGCTGGACCTGGTGCGCATCTATCTGGAGCAGGGGAATCATCCCAAGCTGATGGAGTTGCGGCGTAACCTTGACCGGCGCCGGGAGAAGCTCAAAGGCACATCTCACACTCGACCGCAGACCGTAACCACACCCGGTCGCTGA
- a CDS encoding LapA family protein, translating into MWVLRAVLIVVIIILMVAFAYNNFGPDQKVDVYLQPFFPNYVDVPLVTVVFWSFVAGVLLSLLLFITMYVKQTVDGHAARKRIRALESEVAILRNRPIEESVELLRGADSRIVETKSPFME; encoded by the coding sequence ATGTGGGTCTTACGTGCAGTGTTGATCGTCGTCATCATCATTCTGATGGTGGCTTTCGCGTATAATAATTTCGGCCCCGATCAGAAGGTGGATGTCTATTTGCAGCCGTTTTTCCCGAATTACGTCGATGTCCCGCTGGTGACGGTCGTATTCTGGTCGTTCGTGGCCGGCGTCCTCTTGTCGTTGCTGCTGTTCATCACCATGTACGTCAAGCAGACCGTCGACGGTCACGCCGCACGCAAGCGGATCCGGGCGCTCGAGAGTGAAGTGGCCATTCTGCGGAACCGCCCGATCGAAGAGTCCGTCGAGTTGCTTCGCGGCGCGGACAGCCGGATAGTCGAAACCAAGTCACCGTTCATGGAGTGA